Proteins from a single region of Puntigrus tetrazona isolate hp1 chromosome 2, ASM1883169v1, whole genome shotgun sequence:
- the c8a gene encoding complement component C8 alpha chain, with translation MCTFVFSLCAFGFVLSCFSHHISARFTDDLIQSPKNRANASSRHTRGVDSPAPIDCKLKSWTQWSACDSCRDRTIRFQYLERASQFGGEKCVHSQWDERMCPEEGECQLQDNYCGDMFACGPKGRCVGRQLRCNDEIDCINQKDETDCEVINRRDTKCTGMLTIPGAEKATQGYNALSGEFVHRVLDPTYFGGLCEYIYNGEWRKLTYDPFCEHLSYDDGEKYYRKPHNFLSYQIMAQATTKEESDYYEDAVSFLKARQSEGSFNFGLTQRISFVEVGREISSEFKFLRNVSQYTNKEVGFVRLLSTVQTAQFKMRSRDLTLDEDTLWALGDLPDQYDFGAYSQFFNEYGTHYVTEGTMGGVLDYVAVVNKNAMQRNEMTGFQVGACFGASLGLTYEQVSTKIKKKICEKIGTKTTTGDQSSSGIEDVLGFVKGGHTGSSTGSMAIKDAKSYQEWGKSLKYNPALIEFEVSPIYELVRLSTAAEQLRAKLPHLKTAWDEYMQNFNPCRCAPCMNNGVPVLSRTDCSCICKSGYRGEACEETERQGPTHGEWSCWSSWSPCVSGTKTRKRECNNPPPKDGGLACQGSSNQKKRC, from the exons ATGTGcacatttgtgttttctctttgtgcgtttggatttgttttatCATGTTTCAGTCACCATATATCGGCCAGATTTACTGATGACTTAATACAATCACCAAAAAACAG GGCTAATGCGTCTTCAAGACACACCAGAGGGGTTGATAGCCCTGCTCCCATTGACTGTAAACTCAAGAGCTGGACGCAGTGGTCAGCTTGTGATTCCTGCCGCGACAGGACG ATTCGTTTCCAGTACTTGGAGCGAGCGTCTCAGTTCGGTGGTGAGAAGTGTGTGCACAGTCAGTGGGATGAAAGGATGTGTCCAGAAGAGGGCGAGTGTCAGCTACAGGACAACTACTGTGGAGACATGTTTGCGTGTGGGCCCAAAG GACGCTGTGTTGGACGGCAGCTCCGATGCAATGATGAGATAGACTGCATAAATCAGAAAGATGAGACTGACTGCGAAGTGATCAACAGAAGAGACACTAAATGTACCGGCATGCTGACTATACCAGGAGCCGAAAAAGCCACTCAAGG ATACAATGCTTTATCTGGAGAGTTTGTGCATCGTGTTCTGGACCCGACCTACTTCGGAGGCCTTTGCGAATACATCTATAACGGAGAGTGGCGGAAACTCACGTACGATCCTTTCTGTGAACACCTCAGTTATGATGATGGGGAAAAATATTACAGGAAACCTCACAACTTCCTCTCGTATCAAATAATG GCACAAGCGACTACCAAGGAAGAATCAGATTATTACGAGGATGCCGTTAGCTTTCTCAAGGCAAGGCAGAGCGAAGGATCTTTCAATTTTGGTTTGACGCAGAGAATCTCTTTTGTGGAAGTTGGTCGGGAAATCAGCTCCGAATTCAAGTTTCTACGCAACGTATCACAGTACACCAATAAG GAGGTGGGTTTTGTCAGGCTTTTGTCAACAGTGCAAACAGCTCAGTTTAAGATGAGAAGCAGAGACCTGACTCTGGACGAGGACACGCTCTGGGCTCTGGGCGATCTGCCCGATCAGTACGATTTTGGTGCATATTCCCAGTTTTTCAATGAATACGGCACACATTATGTCACCGAGGGAACCATGGGTGGAGTACTGGATTATGTTGCTGTTGTGAACAAGAATGCCATGCAAAGAAATG AAATGACTGGGTTCCAAGTTGGAGCGTGCTTTGGTGCATCTTTGGGACTGACATACGAACAGGTgtcaaccaaaataaaaaagaaaatatgtgaaaaaattGGAACAAAGACTACGA CCGGCGATCAGTCCAGCAGTGGTATTGAGGACGTGCTCGGCTTTGTAAAGGGTGGACACACTGGCTCCAGCACTGGAAGTATGGCTATAAAAGATGCCAAGAGTTACCAGGAATGGGGAAAGAGTCTCAAATACAATCCTGCGCTAATTGAGTTTGAG GTTTCACCGATATACGAGCTGGTGCGTTTGAGCACAGCAGCCGAGCAGCTTCGCGCAAAGTTGCCTCATCTGAAGACGGCGTGGGACGAGTACATGCAGAACTTCAACCCGTGCCGCTGCGCTCCCTGTATGAATAACGGCGTTCCTGTGCTCTCCAGGACAGACTGCAGCTGTATCTGTAAAAGCGGTTACAGAGGTGAGGCCTGTGAGGAGACGGAAAGACAAG GCCCTACACATGGAGAGTGGAGCTGCTGGAGTTCCTGGTCCCCTTGTGTGTCTGGAACAAAGACACGAAAACGAGAATGCAATAACCCTCCACCAAAAGATGGTGGCCTGGCTTGTCAAGGAAGCAGCAATCAGAAGAAACGttgctaa